In a single window of the Subtercola sp. PAMC28395 genome:
- a CDS encoding ABC transporter ATP-binding protein, translating into MSDEAQPIEKAPAIPRPPVRRGPGGGGPFGGAGMPAEKSKAFGPSAKRLVGRLRPERMLIGVITLLAVVSVTLSVLGPKMLGNATNVIFAGILSKAFPAGTTQQQAIDGLNAAGQSQQADLLKSVTFTPGQGIEFTQLGMILLTVLAIYVFASVFSWAQSYLLNGVVQRTVYRLREDVEEKINRLPLGYFDRMPRGELLSRVTNDIDNISQSLQQSLSQIMTSLLTVIGVITMMFIISPLLALIALVTIPLTLIITTVVAKRSQKLFVAQWTYTGTLNAQIEESYTGHALVKVFGRHREINEVFRKKNDELFTASFGAQFVSGIIMPAMMFVGNLVYVAIAVIGGLMVASGSLSLGDVQAFIQYSRQFTQPLTQLGSMANVLQSGVASAERVFELLDADDQTPDAQPAETPLNEEGRLVFENVSFSYSPEKPLIENLSLEALPGQTVAIVGPTGAGKTTLVNLIMRFYELDSGRITLDGVDIASMTRDDLRSRTGMVLQDTWLFGGTIHDNIAYGNPEASEEEILAAAQATYVDRFVHSLPDGYDTVLNDEADNVSAGEKQLITIARAFLAKPSVLILDEATSSVDTRTEVLVQRAMSVLRQDRTSFVIAHRLSTIRDADLILVMESGSIVEQGTHDQLLAAGGAYANLYNSQFAAAITD; encoded by the coding sequence ATGAGCGACGAAGCGCAGCCGATCGAAAAGGCTCCCGCCATTCCGCGGCCGCCCGTGCGGCGCGGGCCGGGCGGTGGTGGTCCGTTCGGCGGGGCAGGAATGCCAGCCGAGAAGTCGAAGGCCTTCGGGCCGAGTGCGAAGCGTCTGGTCGGCCGACTCCGCCCGGAGCGGATGCTCATCGGCGTGATCACCCTGCTCGCTGTCGTGAGCGTAACGCTGTCGGTGCTCGGGCCGAAGATGCTCGGCAACGCGACGAACGTCATCTTCGCGGGCATCCTGTCGAAGGCGTTTCCGGCCGGAACCACGCAGCAACAGGCGATCGACGGGCTGAACGCAGCTGGCCAGAGCCAGCAGGCAGACCTTCTCAAGAGCGTCACTTTCACCCCGGGCCAGGGCATCGAATTCACCCAGCTCGGCATGATCCTGCTGACAGTGCTTGCGATCTACGTGTTCGCGTCGGTGTTCAGCTGGGCGCAGTCGTACCTGCTCAACGGCGTCGTGCAACGAACCGTGTACCGCCTGCGCGAAGACGTCGAGGAGAAGATCAACCGGCTCCCGCTGGGTTATTTCGACCGGATGCCCCGCGGTGAGCTGCTCAGCCGGGTCACCAACGACATCGACAACATCTCGCAGAGCCTGCAGCAGTCTCTCTCGCAGATCATGACCTCGTTGCTCACCGTCATCGGTGTCATCACGATGATGTTCATCATCTCGCCGCTGCTGGCCCTCATCGCTCTCGTGACGATCCCGCTGACACTGATCATCACGACGGTGGTGGCAAAGCGATCCCAGAAGCTCTTCGTCGCGCAGTGGACGTATACCGGCACGCTCAACGCGCAGATCGAAGAGAGCTACACCGGCCACGCGCTCGTGAAGGTCTTCGGTCGCCACCGCGAGATCAACGAGGTCTTCCGCAAGAAGAACGACGAGTTGTTCACGGCGAGCTTCGGGGCCCAGTTCGTGTCGGGCATCATCATGCCGGCGATGATGTTCGTCGGCAACCTCGTCTACGTGGCCATCGCGGTGATCGGCGGGTTGATGGTGGCGAGCGGCAGTCTGAGTCTCGGTGATGTGCAGGCGTTCATCCAGTACTCCCGCCAGTTCACGCAGCCGCTCACCCAGCTGGGGTCGATGGCCAACGTGCTGCAGTCGGGGGTGGCCTCCGCAGAGCGTGTCTTCGAGCTGCTCGACGCCGATGACCAGACTCCGGATGCCCAGCCCGCCGAGACGCCATTGAACGAAGAGGGCCGACTTGTGTTCGAGAACGTCTCGTTCAGTTACAGCCCTGAAAAGCCGCTCATCGAGAACCTCTCCCTCGAGGCGCTGCCCGGTCAGACGGTCGCGATCGTTGGGCCGACAGGGGCTGGCAAGACGACCCTGGTGAACCTCATCATGCGGTTCTACGAACTCGACTCGGGTCGCATCACCCTCGACGGCGTCGATATCGCCTCGATGACACGGGATGATCTGCGGAGCCGTACCGGAATGGTGCTGCAGGATACGTGGCTGTTCGGTGGCACGATCCACGACAACATTGCGTACGGCAACCCTGAAGCAAGCGAGGAGGAGATTCTGGCCGCGGCCCAGGCCACCTACGTCGACCGGTTCGTGCACTCCTTGCCCGACGGGTACGACACGGTGCTGAACGACGAGGCAGACAACGTTTCAGCGGGGGAGAAGCAGCTCATCACGATCGCCAGGGCTTTCCTGGCCAAGCCCAGCGTGCTCATCCTCGATGAGGCCACGAGCTCGGTCGACACGCGCACCGAGGTGCTGGTGCAGCGAGCGATGTCGGTGCTGAGGCAGGACCGCACCAGTTTCGTGATCGCCCACCGCCTGTCGACCATCCGCGATGCCGACCTCATCCTGGTGATGGAGTCGGGCAGCATCGTCGAGCAGGGTACCCACGACCAGCTGCTGGCGGCAGGCGGCGCCTACGCGAACCTGTACAACTCGCAGTTTGCGGCCGCGATCACCGACTGA
- a CDS encoding ABC transporter ATP-binding protein, producing the protein MKLLRLIGTYVKPHWRLIVGVVIFQLAQAIASLYLPTLNADIIDNGVATGDTGYILRIGALMLMITLAQVICAIIAVYFGAKLAMALGRDLRLSVFTRVGDFSEREVSQFGAPSLITRTTNDVQQVQMLVLLTCTLLVSAPILAIGGIIMALSLDVPLSGIIAVAVPVLLITLGLIIVRMVPLFRLMQKRIDKVNGVLREQLTGIRVVRAFVRERVETERFAVANREVTDTALRAGRLFALMFPIVLLVMNVSSVAVIWFGAFRINDGSMQIGTLTAFLTYLVQILMAVMMATFMAILIPRASVCADRITEVLQTPSSVVMPAEGVTTLDEHGLIELDNASFAYPGAAEPVLRELTFVAEPGKTTAIIGSTGSGKTTLVNLLPRLFDATEGEVRVDGVNVRDLDPDVLWGRIGLVPQKPYLFSGTVASNLRYGKPDATDEQLWAALETAQARDFVSEMELGLESPIAQGGTNVSGGQRQRLAIARALVKRPEIYVFDDSFSALDLATDARLRRALRRDVLGATMIVVAQRVSTIIDADQILVLEDGVIVDRGTHTELLENSETYREIVESQMTAEEAA; encoded by the coding sequence ATGAAACTGTTGCGCCTCATCGGCACATACGTGAAGCCCCACTGGCGGCTCATCGTCGGTGTCGTGATCTTCCAGCTGGCCCAGGCCATCGCCTCTCTGTACCTGCCGACGCTGAACGCCGACATCATCGACAATGGGGTCGCCACGGGCGACACCGGCTACATTCTGCGCATCGGTGCGCTGATGCTGATGATCACGCTCGCCCAGGTGATCTGCGCCATCATCGCCGTGTATTTCGGTGCGAAGCTCGCGATGGCGCTCGGCCGCGACCTGCGCCTGTCGGTGTTCACCCGCGTCGGCGACTTCTCAGAACGTGAAGTGTCGCAGTTCGGGGCGCCTTCGCTCATCACCCGAACGACCAATGACGTTCAGCAGGTTCAGATGCTCGTGCTGCTCACCTGCACGCTGCTGGTCAGCGCCCCGATCCTCGCGATCGGCGGCATCATCATGGCCCTGTCGCTCGACGTGCCGCTCTCTGGCATCATTGCTGTGGCTGTACCGGTGCTGCTCATCACCCTCGGCCTGATCATCGTTCGCATGGTGCCGCTGTTCCGGCTGATGCAGAAGCGCATCGACAAGGTGAACGGGGTGTTGCGCGAGCAACTGACGGGCATCCGGGTGGTTCGGGCCTTCGTGCGCGAGCGCGTCGAGACCGAGCGCTTCGCGGTGGCGAACAGGGAGGTGACCGACACAGCGCTGCGTGCCGGTCGGCTGTTCGCGCTCATGTTCCCGATCGTGCTGCTCGTGATGAACGTATCGAGCGTCGCGGTGATCTGGTTCGGTGCGTTCCGAATCAATGACGGCTCGATGCAGATCGGCACGCTGACCGCATTCCTGACGTATCTCGTGCAGATTCTGATGGCGGTGATGATGGCCACCTTCATGGCGATCCTCATTCCCCGCGCCTCCGTGTGCGCCGACCGTATCACCGAGGTGCTGCAGACTCCGTCGTCGGTGGTCATGCCTGCCGAGGGCGTGACCACGCTCGACGAACACGGGTTGATCGAACTCGACAACGCGAGCTTCGCCTACCCCGGGGCCGCCGAGCCGGTGCTTCGCGAGCTGACCTTCGTGGCGGAACCCGGAAAGACGACGGCCATCATCGGCAGCACAGGGTCGGGCAAGACAACGCTGGTGAATCTGCTGCCGCGACTCTTCGATGCCACCGAGGGCGAAGTGCGGGTCGATGGTGTGAACGTCAGGGACCTCGACCCCGATGTGCTCTGGGGGCGCATCGGACTGGTGCCGCAGAAGCCGTACCTGTTCTCCGGAACGGTTGCCAGCAATCTGCGGTACGGCAAGCCCGATGCGACCGACGAGCAGCTCTGGGCCGCGCTCGAGACAGCTCAGGCACGCGACTTCGTCTCGGAGATGGAGCTCGGGCTCGAATCTCCGATCGCCCAGGGGGGAACGAACGTGTCAGGTGGCCAGCGCCAGCGACTCGCGATCGCCCGCGCCCTGGTGAAGCGCCCTGAGATCTACGTTTTCGACGACTCGTTCTCGGCACTCGACCTGGCGACGGATGCCCGGCTCAGGAGAGCCCTTCGCAGAGACGTGCTCGGGGCGACCATGATCGTGGTGGCGCAGCGCGTCTCGACGATCATCGACGCAGACCAGATCCTTGTTCTCGAAGATGGTGTCATCGTTGATCGTGGAACGCACACCGAACTGCTGGAGAACAGCGAGACCTATCGAGAGATCGTGGAATCGCAGATGACGGCGGAGGAAGCAGCATGA
- a CDS encoding DUF3817 domain-containing protein yields MPLEPKRADFPRIRSALAFYKVCAIITGVFLLLLCAEMLLKYTPIAVELQLGGRQGFLAFVPAGTVTAMNLSTGILIVHGWFYVVYLFSCFQLWTRMRWPLARFVVLALGGVIPFLSFVLERRTRREIDTYLARREAESVTPTVEASH; encoded by the coding sequence ATGCCACTCGAGCCCAAACGCGCTGATTTTCCGCGCATCCGCTCTGCACTTGCGTTCTACAAGGTCTGCGCCATCATCACCGGCGTCTTCCTGCTGCTGCTGTGCGCTGAAATGCTGCTGAAGTACACACCCATCGCGGTCGAACTGCAGCTCGGGGGCAGACAGGGGTTCCTCGCATTCGTGCCCGCCGGTACGGTCACTGCGATGAACCTGAGCACGGGCATCCTGATCGTTCATGGTTGGTTCTACGTGGTGTACCTGTTCTCGTGCTTCCAGCTCTGGACCCGCATGCGCTGGCCGCTCGCTCGCTTCGTGGTTCTCGCCCTCGGCGGCGTGATCCCTTTTCTCTCGTTCGTTCTCGAGCGTCGCACCCGTCGAGAAATCGACACCTACCTGGCCCGTCGCGAGGCCGAATCAGTGACACCGACAGTGGAGGCCTCCCATTAG
- a CDS encoding oxygenase MpaB family protein yields MSVFTDVAAEGILLAGGGRAILLQIADPAVGAGVARHSDFAHRPLDRLTNTVTYAYATVFATDAELAAIVEKVNRAHGPVVAAGDGTTPGYSAFDPDSQLWVAATLYETALGVYERVFGPLCPVSAENVYQQYSVLGTTLQVPRNRWPTDLAAFRRYWDDAIGRLEVSDDARRVAHDLLHPRVAPIWLRIAMPVVRLFTTGLLPAELRVAYALPWSRGAERRFAIVFGAIALVYRALPRSVRSLPMRHYLARMRSGLATTH; encoded by the coding sequence ATGAGCGTGTTCACCGACGTCGCCGCTGAGGGAATCCTGCTGGCCGGGGGCGGGCGGGCGATCCTACTGCAGATCGCCGACCCGGCCGTCGGGGCCGGGGTTGCCCGGCACAGTGACTTCGCACATCGCCCCCTCGACAGACTCACCAACACGGTGACGTACGCCTACGCAACGGTGTTCGCCACTGATGCCGAACTCGCAGCGATCGTCGAAAAGGTGAATCGTGCCCACGGCCCCGTCGTAGCGGCTGGAGACGGGACAACGCCGGGCTACAGTGCATTCGATCCGGATTCGCAGCTCTGGGTCGCGGCAACCCTGTACGAAACTGCGCTCGGCGTGTACGAACGCGTTTTCGGGCCGCTGTGCCCGGTGTCAGCAGAGAACGTCTACCAGCAGTACAGCGTTCTGGGCACAACACTTCAGGTTCCGCGGAACCGCTGGCCGACAGACCTCGCAGCATTTCGCCGGTACTGGGATGACGCCATCGGCAGACTCGAAGTCTCTGACGACGCACGGCGGGTGGCTCATGACCTACTGCACCCGAGGGTTGCACCGATCTGGCTCAGGATTGCGATGCCCGTCGTACGTTTGTTCACCACCGGGCTACTGCCCGCCGAACTGAGAGTGGCGTATGCACTTCCGTGGAGCCGGGGGGCCGAGCGTCGATTCGCCATCGTCTTTGGGGCAATCGCTCTCGTCTACCGCGCCCTTCCCCGAAGTGTTCGTTCCCTGCCAATGCGCCACTATCTTGCACGTATGCGATCGGGCCTGGCGACGACACACTGA
- a CDS encoding ATP-dependent helicase, with product MSSVPLIVDELITSNGGYSNGGSAGGYEDPLLAGLNPQQRIAVEYRGPALLIVAGAGSGKTSVLTRRIASLIGTREAWPSQILAITFTNKAAAEMRERVGALLGQTAEGMWISTFHSACVRILRREAENFGFTKSFTIYDSHDSRTLIKRIIKDLQADTYGFTVAGVAGKISKLKNELADADSYARTANFNDPQEELFVEIFRQYTRSLSAANAFDFDDLIGQTVYLFRAFPNVAEHYRRRFRHILVDEYQDTNHAQYALIRELTRPVTEGTGFDERSAGLPGASLTVVGDSDQSIYAFRGADIRNIVEFERDFPGAKTVLLEQNYRSTQNILTAANAVISNNFDRKDKKLWTDVGDGEKITGFTGYSGHDEAQFVADEIAKLHDSGTPYKDVAVFYRTNAQTRALEEIFIRSAVPYRVLGGTRFYERAEIKDVLAYLIAVANPRDALALRRILNTPKRGIGPATETALGFFAETNEVSYRDAMRRSAELGLGPKVTQAILDLAKLLDEATEMIDPDRNAGPVTVAEILTLLLDRSGYVVALRAGRDPQDEARAENVEELVAVTREFQKNNPGGTLVDFLTEVSLVAAADELDDTSGTVSLMTLHTAKGLEYEAVFLTGVEEDLLPHRMSASEPGGPAEERRLFYVGITRARKRLYLSLAMTRAQYGETAVAMPSRYLQEIPAELIDWRQSPGMATSRGGTQPRALNANRSSGGGFASRNPSRASDSLSFTDQSLPRVKAEWPNRVTAQVRDNGDLELQPGDRIRHTDFGEGRVNAVTGDGTKRVAHVQFDAAGSKKLLIKIAPIEKI from the coding sequence ATGAGTTCGGTACCACTCATCGTCGACGAGCTGATCACTTCGAACGGCGGCTACTCCAACGGCGGCTCGGCAGGCGGGTATGAAGACCCCCTGCTGGCGGGGCTCAACCCCCAGCAGCGCATCGCCGTCGAATACCGGGGGCCAGCACTGCTGATCGTCGCCGGAGCGGGATCGGGTAAGACGAGCGTTCTCACGAGACGCATCGCAAGCCTGATCGGAACGCGCGAGGCCTGGCCGAGCCAGATTCTTGCCATCACGTTCACCAACAAGGCGGCCGCCGAGATGCGGGAGCGCGTCGGTGCGCTCCTCGGCCAGACCGCAGAGGGAATGTGGATCTCGACGTTCCACTCGGCGTGCGTGCGCATTCTGCGGCGCGAGGCCGAGAACTTCGGATTCACCAAGAGCTTCACGATCTACGACTCGCACGATTCGCGCACCCTGATCAAACGCATCATCAAAGACCTGCAGGCGGACACCTACGGTTTCACTGTTGCTGGCGTAGCCGGCAAGATCTCCAAACTCAAGAATGAGCTGGCGGACGCTGACAGTTATGCCCGTACCGCGAACTTCAACGACCCGCAGGAAGAACTCTTCGTTGAGATCTTCCGGCAGTACACGCGCAGCCTGAGCGCAGCCAATGCGTTCGACTTCGATGATCTGATCGGGCAGACGGTCTACCTGTTCCGGGCGTTCCCGAACGTCGCCGAACACTACCGGCGCCGGTTCAGGCACATTCTCGTCGATGAGTACCAGGACACGAATCACGCCCAGTACGCACTGATCCGAGAGCTGACCCGTCCAGTCACGGAGGGAACCGGCTTCGACGAACGGTCGGCTGGCTTGCCGGGTGCATCTCTCACGGTGGTGGGCGACTCCGACCAGTCGATCTATGCGTTCCGAGGCGCAGACATCCGCAACATCGTCGAGTTCGAGCGCGACTTTCCGGGGGCGAAGACCGTTCTGCTCGAACAGAACTACCGGTCGACCCAGAACATCCTGACCGCAGCGAATGCGGTGATCTCCAACAACTTCGATCGCAAAGACAAGAAGCTCTGGACCGACGTCGGCGACGGCGAGAAGATCACCGGCTTCACGGGCTACAGCGGGCACGACGAGGCCCAGTTCGTCGCTGACGAGATCGCAAAGCTGCATGACTCTGGCACCCCGTACAAAGACGTCGCCGTCTTCTACCGCACCAACGCGCAGACAAGGGCACTCGAAGAGATCTTCATCCGGTCGGCCGTACCGTACCGGGTGCTCGGTGGCACGCGATTCTACGAGCGCGCCGAAATCAAAGATGTGCTGGCGTACCTCATTGCAGTCGCCAACCCTCGCGACGCTCTTGCCCTTCGCCGGATTCTGAACACTCCCAAGAGGGGTATCGGCCCGGCGACCGAGACAGCGCTGGGGTTCTTTGCTGAGACGAACGAGGTGAGCTACCGGGATGCCATGCGCCGTTCAGCCGAGCTCGGCCTCGGCCCGAAGGTGACGCAGGCGATTCTCGACCTCGCGAAACTGCTCGACGAGGCGACAGAGATGATCGACCCTGATCGAAATGCCGGCCCGGTCACTGTGGCAGAGATTCTGACGCTTCTTCTCGACCGAAGCGGATACGTGGTGGCTCTTCGTGCGGGCCGCGACCCGCAAGACGAAGCCCGCGCCGAGAACGTCGAGGAACTCGTTGCTGTGACGAGGGAATTCCAGAAGAACAACCCCGGTGGCACACTTGTCGACTTTCTCACCGAGGTGTCCTTGGTTGCCGCAGCCGACGAGCTCGACGACACCAGTGGAACGGTGTCGTTGATGACCCTGCACACAGCGAAGGGCCTCGAATACGAGGCAGTCTTCCTCACCGGTGTCGAAGAAGATCTCCTGCCGCACCGCATGTCTGCGTCAGAACCAGGCGGGCCCGCAGAGGAGCGCAGGCTCTTCTACGTGGGAATCACCAGAGCGCGTAAGCGCCTCTATCTCTCGCTTGCGATGACGAGAGCCCAGTATGGGGAGACCGCGGTCGCGATGCCGAGTCGCTACCTGCAGGAGATTCCTGCCGAGCTCATCGACTGGCGGCAGTCCCCGGGAATGGCGACCTCACGGGGCGGAACCCAGCCTCGCGCCCTCAATGCAAACCGCTCCAGTGGCGGCGGTTTTGCCTCACGAAACCCTTCGCGGGCGAGCGACTCGCTGTCGTTCACCGACCAGTCTCTCCCCAGGGTCAAGGCGGAGTGGCCCAATCGCGTCACCGCCCAGGTGCGCGACAACGGTGACCTCGAGCTTCAGCCCGGCGACAGGATCCGGCACACCGATTTCGGAGAAGGCCGGGTGAACGCCGTCACGGGCGACGGAACCAAGCGTGTCGCGCATGTGCAGTTCGACGCGGCGGGCTCGAAGAAGCTGTTGATCAAGATCGCTCCGATCGAGAAGATCTGA
- a CDS encoding Bax inhibitor-1/YccA family protein produces the protein MASNNPAFSRNPVFNGKAPATPTPTITAAGLEQMYDAPAATAAQTGRLSYDDVIIKTALNFVVLVAFAVVGWNVPVLALPALVLGFVLAMVNVFKKQPSPPLILLYSAVQGLFIGAISGVFEARYPGVVIQAVLATICVFAVTLVLFAFGKIRASKRATKIFLIAMVGYIVFSILNIVLMLTGVNSNAFGLSGSVTLLGIPLGVILGVFVTILAAYSLVLDFDQIQRGVKAGAPRNQAWSAAFGLVMTVVWLYLELLRMFAIARN, from the coding sequence ATGGCTTCCAACAACCCGGCGTTCTCACGGAACCCCGTCTTCAACGGCAAGGCCCCGGCTACCCCGACCCCCACCATCACTGCGGCAGGGTTGGAGCAGATGTACGACGCGCCTGCCGCGACAGCAGCGCAGACCGGGCGCCTGAGCTACGACGACGTCATCATCAAGACGGCCCTGAACTTCGTCGTACTCGTGGCTTTCGCTGTGGTCGGGTGGAACGTTCCTGTACTGGCGCTGCCCGCACTTGTTCTCGGCTTCGTCCTCGCCATGGTCAACGTCTTCAAGAAGCAGCCGTCACCTCCGTTGATCCTCCTGTATTCGGCAGTTCAGGGCCTCTTCATCGGTGCGATCTCCGGCGTCTTCGAGGCCAGGTACCCGGGCGTGGTCATCCAGGCCGTGCTGGCCACGATCTGCGTCTTCGCGGTGACTCTCGTGCTCTTCGCCTTCGGCAAGATCCGAGCGTCGAAGCGGGCCACCAAGATCTTCCTGATCGCCATGGTGGGGTACATCGTCTTCTCGATTCTGAACATCGTTCTGATGCTCACCGGAGTCAACAGCAACGCCTTCGGGCTCAGCGGCTCTGTCACCCTGCTGGGAATTCCACTCGGCGTGATTCTCGGCGTGTTCGTGACGATTCTCGCCGCGTACTCACTGGTACTCGATTTCGACCAGATCCAACGCGGCGTGAAGGCCGGCGCCCCGCGCAACCAAGCGTGGTCGGCGGCATTCGGCCTTGTCATGACCGTTGTGTGGCTGTACCTCGAACTGCTGCGCATGTTCGCCATCGCGCGCAACTGA
- the guaA gene encoding glutamine-hydrolyzing GMP synthase encodes MSIPTTRPVLVVDFGAQYAQLIARRVREANVYSEIVPSTITAAEIAAKSPVGIVLSGGPSSVYEEGAPALDPAIFDLGVPVLGICYGFQVMAQALGGEVAHSGLREYGATDMQVTGDGGVLLDGQPGDQTVWMSHGDQVSKAPEGFTVVASSASTPVAAFANDAKQQYGVQWHPEVKHSPFGQAVLENFLHKAAGIPADWNSGNVIADQVALIRAQVGSGKVICGLSGGVDSAVAAALVHEAVGDQLTCVFVDHGLLRADERRQVEVDYVASTGVRLVTVDARQQFLDALAGVTDPEQKRKIIGREFIRSFEGAAEALVLEAAATDGSPVEFLVQGTLYPDVVESGGGTGTANIKSHHNVGGLPEDLQFKLVEPLRTLFKDEVRAIGRQLGLPEVIVGRQPFPGPGLGIRIVGEVTFERLELLRAADAIVRAELTAAGLDGEIWQCPVVLLADVRSVGVQGDGRTYGHPIVLRPVSSEDAMTADWTRLPYDLLAKISNRITNEVAGVNRVVLDVTSKPPGTIEWE; translated from the coding sequence ATTAGCATTCCGACCACCAGGCCGGTACTTGTCGTCGATTTCGGCGCACAATACGCACAGCTCATCGCCCGTCGCGTTCGCGAGGCGAATGTCTACTCGGAGATCGTGCCGAGCACGATCACGGCGGCTGAGATCGCGGCCAAGTCGCCTGTCGGCATTGTTCTCAGTGGTGGCCCCTCGAGCGTGTACGAAGAAGGCGCGCCAGCCTTGGACCCGGCGATCTTCGACCTCGGCGTACCCGTTCTCGGCATCTGCTATGGCTTCCAGGTCATGGCCCAGGCCCTCGGCGGCGAAGTCGCTCACAGCGGGCTGAGGGAATACGGCGCCACCGACATGCAGGTCACCGGCGACGGGGGCGTTCTGCTCGACGGCCAGCCCGGCGACCAGACGGTGTGGATGAGCCATGGCGACCAGGTCTCGAAGGCACCGGAGGGCTTCACGGTCGTGGCGAGCAGTGCATCCACACCTGTCGCCGCGTTCGCCAACGACGCGAAGCAGCAGTACGGCGTGCAGTGGCACCCCGAAGTCAAACACAGCCCGTTCGGGCAGGCCGTGCTCGAGAACTTCCTGCACAAGGCCGCCGGTATCCCCGCCGACTGGAACAGTGGAAATGTCATCGCCGACCAGGTAGCGCTCATCCGTGCGCAGGTCGGTTCGGGCAAGGTCATCTGCGGGCTCTCGGGCGGCGTCGACTCGGCCGTCGCCGCTGCGCTCGTGCACGAGGCCGTTGGCGACCAGCTCACCTGTGTCTTCGTCGACCACGGTCTTCTGCGCGCCGACGAGCGCCGCCAGGTCGAGGTCGACTATGTGGCTTCGACGGGCGTTCGACTCGTGACAGTGGATGCCCGTCAGCAGTTCCTCGATGCGCTCGCCGGTGTCACGGACCCCGAACAGAAGCGCAAGATCATCGGGCGCGAGTTCATCCGGAGCTTCGAGGGCGCGGCCGAGGCTCTCGTTCTCGAAGCCGCCGCAACCGACGGCTCGCCGGTCGAGTTCCTCGTGCAGGGCACCCTGTACCCCGACGTCGTCGAGTCAGGCGGTGGCACCGGTACCGCCAACATCAAGAGCCACCACAATGTGGGCGGCCTGCCCGAAGATCTGCAGTTCAAGCTCGTCGAGCCGCTGCGCACCCTGTTCAAAGACGAGGTCCGGGCCATCGGCCGCCAACTCGGGCTACCCGAGGTCATCGTGGGGCGCCAGCCGTTCCCCGGCCCCGGTCTCGGAATCCGAATTGTCGGCGAGGTCACCTTCGAACGACTCGAGCTGCTGCGCGCGGCAGACGCGATCGTGCGTGCCGAGCTGACCGCGGCTGGGCTCGACGGTGAGATTTGGCAGTGTCCTGTGGTGCTGCTCGCCGACGTTCGCTCGGTCGGCGTGCAGGGCGATGGGCGTACCTACGGGCATCCGATCGTCTTGCGGCCGGTCTCTTCTGAAGACGCGATGACGGCCGACTGGACTCGGCTGCCGTACGACCTGCTGGCGAAGATCTCGAACCGCATCACGAACGAGGTGGCTGGCGTCAACCGCGTTGTGCTCGACGTCACGTCGAAGCCGCCGGGAACCATCGAGTGGGAATAG
- a CDS encoding glycerophosphodiester phosphodiesterase family protein, with the protein MSERLGFPYPLVIGHRGACGYRPEHSAAAYLLAFDLGADFVEPDIVVTKDGQLVLRHENEISGTTDVADHPEFAHLLTSKVVDGVVCDGWFTEDLTWAELSTLRCTERLPELRPQSAEFDGQFGILRLADLFSLVDGAGDASQRPLGIVAELKHSSYFSGLGFSLAQLFADEVQSAGWGDSQGRLIVESFEPTCLAEVRWSGVGCARVLLVEAEGSPPDLLATSGDDAPEYASYLTTEGLRQLADGQSIDGISVPKQMVLSHDGRRLVAEAHHERLAVYTWTLRPENMFLSEQFRAGAEPTAFGDWAGEFEAILATGVDGVFADHPDLAVTARDALPH; encoded by the coding sequence GTGAGCGAACGTCTGGGATTCCCGTACCCGCTGGTGATCGGCCACCGTGGTGCGTGCGGCTATCGGCCCGAGCATTCCGCTGCCGCCTACCTCCTGGCGTTCGACCTCGGAGCGGACTTTGTGGAGCCCGACATCGTCGTGACGAAAGACGGGCAGTTGGTGCTGCGCCACGAGAATGAGATTTCGGGGACGACCGATGTGGCCGATCATCCGGAATTCGCTCACCTGCTGACCAGCAAGGTCGTTGACGGGGTCGTGTGCGACGGGTGGTTCACCGAGGACCTGACCTGGGCCGAGCTCAGCACGCTGCGTTGCACCGAACGGCTGCCCGAGCTGCGACCGCAGAGCGCGGAGTTTGACGGGCAATTCGGTATTCTGCGCCTCGCCGACCTGTTCTCGCTCGTCGATGGGGCCGGGGATGCCTCGCAGCGGCCCCTCGGAATCGTCGCCGAACTCAAACATTCCTCGTACTTCTCGGGGCTGGGGTTCTCGCTCGCCCAGCTCTTCGCCGACGAGGTCCAGAGTGCCGGCTGGGGCGACTCGCAGGGTCGGCTCATCGTGGAGAGCTTCGAACCCACGTGTCTGGCCGAGGTGCGCTGGAGCGGGGTCGGGTGCGCCCGGGTGCTTCTGGTCGAGGCAGAGGGATCACCGCCTGACCTTCTCGCCACATCGGGCGATGACGCGCCAGAGTACGCCTCCTACCTCACGACTGAGGGATTGCGCCAACTCGCCGATGGCCAGAGCATCGACGGTATCAGTGTGCCGAAGCAGATGGTTCTGTCGCACGACGGCCGTCGGTTGGTCGCGGAGGCGCATCACGAACGACTGGCTGTGTACACCTGGACGCTGAGGCCGGAGAACATGTTCCTGTCGGAGCAATTCCGGGCGGGAGCCGAACCCACAGCGTTCGGTGACTGGGCAGGAGAGTTTGAGGCGATTCTGGCGACGGGTGTCGACGGCGTCTTCGCCGATCATCCTGACCTGGCCGTGACAGCGAGGGACGCACTCCCGCACTGA